A stretch of the Bacillus licheniformis DSM 13 = ATCC 14580 genome encodes the following:
- a CDS encoding prolyl oligopeptidase family serine peptidase produces the protein MTNHIKEINWEQNTNSYIQLIPNIEYTKVEDTSLTLHLLVYRNPMDALFNRKGNQETYPLIIYLQGCGWGWTKQDTSAFIPQLVPFVEQGYVVASVQYRGSGEAVFPAQLHDVKTAVRFLKANAARYNIDPDRVGVWGDSSGGHLALLLGLTEGIEEFEGPDEYRHVSSKVDAVADWFGPVDLLSMSKYPSIFDHDSPNSPESKLIGGAVQENRVQAKQASPISYVHREAPPILIMHGDQDDVVPYQQSVQLFEALIKEGHDALMYKINGAGHNGFTQAHTLDIVKSFFRKHLKPGKA, from the coding sequence ATGACGAATCATATAAAAGAAATCAACTGGGAGCAAAACACCAACTCTTACATTCAGCTCATACCGAATATTGAGTACACAAAAGTGGAAGACACTTCTTTGACATTACATTTGCTGGTGTACCGCAATCCAATGGATGCGTTATTTAACAGGAAAGGCAATCAGGAAACATACCCGCTGATCATTTATTTGCAAGGGTGCGGATGGGGCTGGACAAAACAGGATACATCCGCCTTTATCCCCCAACTGGTTCCATTTGTCGAGCAAGGATATGTCGTGGCAAGCGTTCAATACAGAGGCAGCGGAGAGGCGGTGTTTCCGGCTCAGCTTCATGATGTGAAAACAGCAGTCCGCTTTTTAAAAGCAAATGCCGCCCGCTATAACATCGATCCTGATAGAGTCGGAGTCTGGGGGGATTCTTCAGGCGGCCATTTGGCTCTTTTGCTTGGATTGACCGAAGGAATTGAAGAATTTGAAGGCCCGGACGAATACCGTCATGTATCGAGCAAAGTCGATGCGGTTGCGGACTGGTTCGGTCCGGTCGACCTTCTGTCCATGAGCAAGTATCCGTCCATCTTCGATCATGATTCACCCAATTCACCGGAATCCAAGCTGATCGGCGGAGCTGTTCAAGAAAACAGAGTACAGGCGAAACAAGCGAGTCCGATAAGCTATGTTCACAGGGAAGCGCCTCCCATTCTGATTATGCACGGGGATCAGGACGATGTCGTCCCTTATCAACAAAGCGTCCAATTGTTTGAAGCCTTAATAAAAGAAGGCCATGATGCCCTTATGTATAAAATAAACGGGGCCGGACATAACGGTTTTACCCAGGCTCATACCCTGGACATCGTCAAATCGTTCTTCCGCAAACATTTAAAGCCTGGAAAAGCCTGA
- the essA gene encoding type VII secretion protein EssA, which produces MMRNAKWGKKGIMAVMLSFFLFTPIAKAEETDKVDVKPNEYEKQDIKIETDYLQEEEAEYKEEISIPEELKEFSFTDSKKEDAIEKLKSLSGSFTNESNSVASKLKQLDLSFSANPSLSGREDDSAENRQSIFLPILYGLLILLCIAGLFFLIPKVSGQQKK; this is translated from the coding sequence ATGATGCGTAATGCGAAATGGGGAAAGAAGGGGATCATGGCAGTCATGCTCTCCTTCTTTCTTTTCACTCCGATCGCGAAGGCGGAGGAAACCGATAAAGTCGATGTAAAGCCAAACGAGTACGAAAAGCAGGATATTAAAATCGAGACGGACTACCTTCAGGAAGAAGAGGCGGAATACAAAGAGGAAATATCAATTCCAGAAGAACTGAAGGAATTCTCATTTACAGATTCGAAAAAAGAAGATGCTATCGAAAAGCTGAAAAGCCTGTCCGGAAGCTTCACGAATGAAAGCAATTCCGTGGCTTCAAAGCTAAAGCAGCTTGACCTGTCATTCTCGGCAAATCCGTCCTTATCGGGAAGGGAAGATGACTCTGCGGAAAACCGGCAATCCATCTTCCTGCCCATTCTATACGGTCTGCTGATCCTTCTTTGCATCGCCGGTCTGTTCTTTTTGATTCCGAAAGTCAGCGGGCAGCAGAAAAAATAA
- a CDS encoding Rrf2 family transcriptional regulator, whose amino-acid sequence MKISSRFTIAVHMLSLMHVRSDHLTSEQIADSVNTNPVIIRQISRLLKKAGLIEVKRGTGGAHLLRDAGAISLYDVYKAVEVVGEGELFHTHENPNPDCWVGANIHQVLELVLLKAQTAMENILKEMSIKELTDLIIQKKNASQ is encoded by the coding sequence ATGAAGATCAGCAGCAGATTTACGATAGCCGTACATATGTTATCCTTGATGCACGTCCGAAGCGACCATTTGACATCAGAGCAAATCGCAGACAGCGTCAATACCAATCCGGTCATCATCCGCCAAATCAGCAGATTGCTGAAAAAAGCGGGCTTGATTGAAGTAAAGCGCGGCACAGGCGGAGCGCACTTATTACGGGATGCCGGCGCCATTTCTTTGTATGATGTCTATAAAGCTGTCGAAGTTGTCGGTGAAGGCGAACTGTTTCACACTCACGAAAACCCCAATCCTGATTGCTGGGTTGGCGCGAATATCCACCAGGTTCTTGAGCTTGTTTTATTAAAAGCGCAAACAGCCATGGAGAATATACTCAAAGAAATGTCTATAAAGGAATTGACTGATCTGATCATCCAAAAAAAGAATGCTTCTCAGTGA
- a CDS encoding AI-2E family transporter, with protein sequence MLKSKTHFWTLQILLVLLIIYVSTKVSFLFEPIIVFASTLFTPILIAGILYFIFNPIVRLLEKKLPRTLSILLIYLVFVAFIGFVLSAVGPVFTKQVTDLFNNIPSYVKQIQIFIKQMSNSQWFTWIMNQDFVSVAKIESSIGEYLTSLPENITGSLTSVFGVVTNIALTAVTVPFILFYMLKDGHRFPNLAVKILPDKYKNEGLKIFKDLYETLAAYIQGQLIVCLFVGTACFIGFWIAGVKYALILGLIIAVTNIIPYVGPFLGAAPAVIIAFLDSPTKALIALIIVVAVQQTDGNLLSPLIIGRRLNTHPLTIILLLIGAGSFGGILGMILAVPAYALLKAFTLNIVRLVRLRQRYKKETAENPEV encoded by the coding sequence TTGTTAAAATCAAAAACCCATTTTTGGACGCTGCAAATTTTATTGGTTCTTCTTATCATTTATGTGTCGACAAAAGTGTCTTTTCTTTTCGAACCGATCATCGTATTTGCATCGACTCTATTTACTCCGATTTTAATTGCGGGAATCTTGTATTTTATATTCAATCCGATCGTGCGGCTTCTTGAGAAAAAGCTGCCGAGAACGCTGTCCATTCTGCTGATCTATTTGGTGTTTGTGGCATTCATCGGGTTTGTATTGTCAGCAGTCGGTCCTGTATTTACAAAGCAGGTTACCGATCTGTTCAACAACATCCCCTCCTATGTGAAACAGATCCAGATTTTCATTAAGCAAATGTCGAATTCGCAGTGGTTCACTTGGATAATGAATCAGGACTTCGTATCGGTTGCCAAAATCGAAAGCTCAATCGGCGAATATTTGACGAGCCTGCCTGAAAATATTACAGGGAGCCTGACTTCTGTATTCGGCGTTGTGACCAACATTGCGCTCACGGCTGTTACCGTGCCGTTCATCCTGTTTTATATGCTGAAGGACGGCCACCGTTTCCCGAATTTGGCTGTCAAGATCCTGCCTGACAAGTATAAAAATGAAGGGCTGAAGATTTTTAAGGATTTGTACGAGACGCTGGCGGCTTACATTCAAGGACAGCTCATTGTTTGTCTGTTCGTCGGAACGGCGTGCTTCATCGGTTTTTGGATCGCCGGTGTGAAATACGCGCTGATTCTCGGGTTGATCATTGCCGTGACGAATATTATTCCATATGTCGGACCGTTTCTTGGAGCGGCGCCGGCCGTCATTATCGCATTTCTCGACTCGCCGACGAAAGCATTGATCGCGCTGATCATCGTCGTTGCCGTTCAGCAGACAGACGGGAATCTGCTGTCGCCGCTGATTATCGGCCGCCGCTTGAATACGCATCCGCTGACGATCATCCTTTTATTAATCGGCGCCGGAAGCTTCGGAGGCATTCTCGGCATGATCCTGGCCGTTCCGGCTTATGCCCTGCTCAAGGCTTTTACATTGAATATCGTCCGCCTTGTCCGTTTAAGGCAGAGGTATAAAAAAGAAACGGCGGAAAATCCTGAAGTCTGA
- a CDS encoding esterase/lipase family protein: protein MKKLVLLMLVLLLVYPHVSKAGGFKGGGGNPGYWFAGDPVEHPDPAKPPIVFVHGLNGSSSAWFDENDMAEQAWKNGYDAAFIDLHPDKDMQDNGAMLAAKLREIYQYFGRKVILVSYSKGGIDSQSALIHHNAYHYVERVITLGTPHHGSQLADLAYSNWAGWLADILGQKNDAVYSLQTGFMKSFRDQTDNHPNRLKTKYFTLAGNKIGGFGSALFFGGVYLNMFGENDGAVTEKNARLPYATNLDTGKWDHFSIIKGNLTFPVFMPLLTIQANANETAATKENLSYPFIRGGENHGLREEEFAVEKGVKEITVHWLSNHSSGNIKLTDPRGKPFKDFSIAKTADVFEGGFVHSAAIKNPAAGTWKIASSVKQKEAFLFIVTFDSPLNQQIKNAVTRESSNLANVKASVRSIRYENGKQAEKKSLKPASINALQNSLSFKKAGMYSVTIDLSGKTADNSPFNRTIIRSIYVNDKGEKFENSPLSD, encoded by the coding sequence ATGAAAAAACTGGTGCTGCTCATGCTTGTTTTGCTGCTCGTGTATCCGCATGTATCGAAAGCGGGAGGATTTAAAGGAGGAGGCGGCAATCCGGGCTACTGGTTCGCGGGAGACCCTGTAGAACATCCCGATCCCGCAAAACCGCCGATTGTATTCGTCCATGGATTAAACGGCTCTTCAAGCGCTTGGTTTGACGAAAACGACATGGCGGAACAGGCCTGGAAAAACGGGTATGACGCGGCTTTTATCGATCTCCACCCCGATAAAGACATGCAGGACAACGGAGCGATGCTGGCCGCCAAACTGCGCGAAATCTACCAGTATTTCGGCCGCAAGGTGATTCTCGTTTCCTACAGCAAAGGCGGAATTGACAGTCAGTCGGCTCTTATTCATCACAACGCATACCATTATGTCGAGCGGGTGATTACACTCGGAACCCCCCATCACGGCTCACAGCTGGCAGACCTTGCCTACAGCAACTGGGCAGGATGGCTAGCCGATATTTTAGGCCAGAAAAATGACGCCGTTTATTCACTCCAGACAGGGTTTATGAAATCGTTCCGCGACCAGACCGACAATCATCCCAATCGATTGAAAACCAAATATTTTACCCTGGCAGGCAATAAAATCGGCGGGTTCGGCAGCGCTTTATTTTTCGGGGGCGTCTATTTAAACATGTTTGGCGAAAATGACGGAGCCGTCACTGAAAAAAATGCGAGACTCCCTTACGCCACAAACCTGGATACAGGGAAGTGGGATCACTTCTCAATTATTAAAGGAAACCTCACGTTTCCTGTATTCATGCCTTTACTGACGATTCAGGCAAATGCAAATGAAACTGCGGCCACCAAAGAAAACTTATCGTACCCTTTCATCAGAGGGGGGGAAAATCATGGATTGAGAGAAGAGGAGTTTGCCGTTGAAAAAGGCGTCAAGGAGATAACCGTTCACTGGCTGAGCAATCATTCCTCGGGAAATATCAAATTGACAGATCCACGCGGCAAGCCGTTCAAAGATTTTTCAATCGCAAAGACGGCGGATGTTTTTGAAGGGGGGTTCGTCCATTCCGCTGCCATCAAAAATCCCGCGGCAGGCACTTGGAAGATCGCATCATCCGTCAAACAAAAAGAGGCGTTTTTGTTCATTGTGACTTTCGATTCTCCTCTAAACCAGCAAATCAAAAACGCAGTCACCAGAGAATCGTCAAACCTTGCGAATGTTAAGGCGTCCGTCCGCTCGATCCGCTACGAAAACGGAAAACAAGCCGAGAAAAAGTCGCTGAAACCTGCTTCTATCAATGCGCTGCAAAACAGCCTGTCATTCAAAAAAGCCGGCATGTACTCGGTGACGATAGACCTTTCAGGAAAAACGGCAGACAACTCGCCGTTTAACAGGACGATCATCCGCTCTATTTATGTAAATGACAAAGGGGAAAAGTTTGAAAACAGCCCTTTGTCCGATTAA
- a CDS encoding (S)-benzoin forming benzil reductase, whose translation MHLSIVTGASKGLGAAMAEGLLQKGHIVHAVSRTKSDISHDRLIQHEADLAQLAETEKWFRQFSDSVQAHDFASITLINNAGMVTPIKRAGEAEPEELRLHYDLNLLAPVMLSQLFTKWLKPYKGKKSIVNISSGAAKNPYKGWSAYCSSKAGLDMFTKTFGFEQEDESDPVKMISFSPGIMDTGMQEVIRSSSKKDFHEIERFKTYQTEGKLRSTSYVAGILLDLLETDFENGRVYDIKEFL comes from the coding sequence ATGCATTTATCCATTGTTACCGGAGCGTCAAAAGGGCTTGGCGCCGCGATGGCCGAAGGGCTTTTGCAAAAAGGCCATATTGTTCATGCTGTTTCAAGGACCAAGTCTGATATCAGTCATGACAGGCTGATCCAGCATGAGGCCGATCTGGCGCAGCTCGCCGAAACAGAAAAGTGGTTTCGGCAATTCTCAGATTCTGTCCAAGCCCATGATTTTGCTTCGATCACCTTGATCAATAATGCGGGAATGGTGACGCCGATCAAGCGCGCCGGCGAAGCTGAACCGGAAGAACTGAGGCTGCATTATGACTTGAATTTGTTAGCGCCGGTGATGCTCAGCCAGCTGTTTACCAAATGGCTCAAGCCATATAAAGGCAAAAAATCGATTGTCAATATATCATCAGGCGCGGCCAAAAACCCTTATAAAGGATGGAGTGCCTACTGCAGCTCAAAAGCGGGGCTCGATATGTTCACGAAAACATTCGGCTTTGAACAGGAAGATGAGTCTGATCCGGTGAAGATGATTTCTTTCTCCCCCGGGATCATGGATACCGGCATGCAAGAGGTTATCCGTTCATCATCGAAAAAAGATTTTCATGAAATTGAACGATTCAAAACCTATCAAACAGAAGGAAAGCTGAGAAGCACCTCTTATGTGGCCGGCATTCTGCTCGACCTGCTTGAGACCGACTTTGAAAACGGCAGAGTGTATGATATTAAAGAGTTTTTGTAA
- a CDS encoding HD domain-containing protein — MRNVTLMDVFTHPIAQKYLTRSGVAHAVACAYHSYRLAVRAGVDPDIATKAALLHDIGHYEWYTDGEWDYEKYKQNDIHAIKGAERAHKLLIRLGEDRKAAKEIALAILLHTDSYLPEGDLDKNKLQQIVKKADELDEEPGGNHHYRKIDHKLALEKIRKLDRMVDESLSPMKRTV, encoded by the coding sequence ATGAGAAACGTAACTTTAATGGATGTATTCACCCATCCAATCGCACAAAAATATTTAACTCGTTCCGGTGTAGCTCATGCTGTAGCCTGCGCCTATCACTCATACCGCCTGGCGGTGCGAGCTGGAGTAGATCCCGATATCGCGACAAAAGCGGCATTGCTGCACGATATCGGCCATTATGAATGGTACACCGACGGAGAATGGGATTATGAAAAATACAAGCAAAACGACATTCACGCAATAAAGGGAGCCGAGCGCGCCCACAAGCTTCTCATCCGCCTCGGCGAAGATCGGAAAGCGGCCAAAGAGATTGCTTTGGCGATTCTGCTTCATACGGATTCCTATTTGCCAGAAGGGGACCTTGATAAAAACAAGCTGCAGCAAATCGTCAAAAAAGCGGATGAGCTGGACGAAGAGCCGGGCGGAAACCACCATTACCGCAAAATCGATCATAAGCTGGCGCTTGAAAAAATCCGGAAGCTTGACCGCATGGTCGATGAATCCTTATCTCCCATGAAAAGAACGGTTTAA